One genomic window of Paenibacillus xylanilyticus includes the following:
- the nasC gene encoding assimilatory nitrate reductase catalytic subunit NasC, protein MKTSMEDSSFVSKLHVRETQCPYCSVQCKMTVEEIAGPIAGERRAAYTVEGVPNEASQGRLCVKGMNAHQHALSGQRLLQPLIRRDGELIPSSWPEVTEYIAGRFTSLHNQYGADVIGVYGGGSLTNETAYLLGKFARVALGTRYIDYNGRFCMSAAASAGSKVFGMDRGLTFRLSDIPLAQCIVLAGTNVAECQPTLLPYFNQAKENGAYIIVIDPRKTATAAIADLHLQIKPGMDALLANIMLKVIMEAGLVNEHFIDARTQGYESLQNALSEIDLEESAEQCGVDLTLIRQAAMAYGQAETGMIMTARGVEQQTDGHLAVRHFLNLVLATGKIGRPGCGYGAITGQGNGQGGREHGQKADQLPGYRSIENEQDRAHVASVWGVAPESLPGKGVSAYEMMERVHEQEIRALLVMGSNPVVSNPNVRLVEEGLCKLDFLVVADMFLSETAKMADVVLPITAYLENEGTLTNLEGRVLLREQGRPAPGGTRHDWDILCSIASGLGKASYFQYACAEDIFNELRLASRGGVADYYGMTYERLRREKGIYWPCVSLEDAGEGLLFSERFAHEDGRATFTSELSAGWHDVSREFPLILTNGRVLPHYLTGVQTHRSPALEARELENFVELHPGTAARHRIMDGEWVEIQSVHGSFTVRARIKEHIREDTLFVPMHWGGIQNVNRATRPDLDPYCRMPGFKTAAVTIRPMRLAR, encoded by the coding sequence ATGAAGACATCCATGGAAGACAGTTCGTTTGTTTCAAAACTGCATGTACGGGAGACGCAATGCCCCTATTGCAGCGTACAGTGCAAAATGACGGTCGAGGAAATTGCTGGGCCCATCGCTGGTGAGCGCCGTGCAGCGTATACCGTTGAAGGCGTGCCGAATGAAGCTTCACAGGGAAGATTGTGTGTCAAAGGCATGAATGCACATCAGCATGCACTGAGTGGACAGCGACTTCTGCAGCCTCTCATCCGCCGGGATGGTGAACTGATACCTTCTTCATGGCCTGAGGTCACCGAATATATTGCAGGACGTTTTACCAGTCTTCACAATCAATACGGAGCTGATGTAATCGGTGTGTATGGAGGGGGTTCCCTCACCAATGAAACAGCCTATTTGCTAGGGAAATTCGCAAGGGTTGCTCTAGGGACACGATATATTGATTATAACGGTCGTTTCTGTATGTCAGCCGCTGCCTCAGCAGGAAGTAAGGTGTTTGGCATGGACCGGGGGCTGACATTCCGCTTGTCCGACATCCCCCTGGCCCAGTGCATTGTACTTGCAGGGACCAACGTTGCAGAGTGCCAGCCCACGCTGCTGCCTTATTTCAACCAGGCGAAGGAAAATGGAGCGTACATCATCGTTATTGATCCGCGCAAGACAGCTACTGCAGCCATTGCCGACCTTCATTTGCAGATCAAACCGGGTATGGATGCACTGCTTGCGAACATCATGCTGAAGGTCATTATGGAAGCGGGACTTGTGAATGAGCATTTTATTGATGCAAGAACCCAAGGCTATGAGAGTTTGCAGAATGCACTGAGCGAGATAGACCTGGAAGAATCCGCAGAGCAATGCGGGGTGGACTTGACCCTGATCCGTCAGGCCGCAATGGCCTATGGTCAGGCGGAGACAGGCATGATCATGACTGCGCGCGGAGTGGAACAGCAAACGGATGGACATCTTGCGGTCCGTCATTTTCTTAACTTGGTACTGGCAACTGGAAAAATCGGCAGACCAGGCTGTGGTTACGGTGCGATCACTGGACAGGGAAACGGACAGGGCGGAAGAGAGCATGGGCAGAAGGCCGATCAATTGCCAGGATATCGTTCCATAGAAAATGAACAGGACCGCGCACATGTAGCATCCGTCTGGGGAGTTGCACCTGAAAGCTTGCCGGGAAAAGGAGTATCTGCCTATGAAATGATGGAACGGGTTCACGAGCAGGAGATCCGTGCCCTGCTTGTGATGGGCTCCAACCCGGTTGTATCCAATCCCAATGTTCGCTTGGTGGAAGAAGGCCTTTGCAAGCTGGATTTTCTGGTTGTGGCAGATATGTTTCTGTCCGAGACAGCGAAGATGGCTGATGTGGTGCTTCCAATCACGGCTTATCTGGAGAACGAAGGTACGCTGACCAATCTGGAAGGACGGGTGCTGTTACGGGAACAGGGCAGACCGGCACCGGGAGGGACCCGCCACGATTGGGATATTCTATGCTCCATTGCCAGCGGACTCGGCAAAGCTTCTTATTTTCAATATGCATGTGCCGAGGATATCTTCAATGAACTCAGATTGGCCAGCCGGGGCGGGGTTGCAGATTACTACGGAATGACCTACGAACGTCTGCGGAGGGAGAAAGGCATTTACTGGCCCTGTGTTTCTCTGGAGGATGCGGGTGAAGGATTGCTTTTCAGTGAGCGGTTTGCCCATGAGGACGGCAGGGCCACATTCACAAGTGAATTAAGTGCTGGCTGGCATGATGTCTCGCGGGAATTTCCTCTGATTCTGACCAATGGCCGCGTCCTTCCTCACTATTTGACTGGCGTACAGACCCATCGGAGCCCAGCGCTGGAAGCCCGTGAACTGGAGAATTTTGTGGAACTTCATCCGGGTACAGCTGCACGTCATCGAATTATGGATGGGGAGTGGGTCGAGATTCAATCAGTGCATGGGAGCTTCACGGTACGTGCCCGTATTAAGGAACATATTCGCGAAGACACACTGTTTGTACCAATGCATTGGGGCGGCATTCAGAACGTCAATCGGGCGACCAGGCCCGATCTGGACCCTTACTGCCGTATGCCAGGCTTCAAAACGGCGGCTGTAACGATTCGCCCCATGCGATTGGCCAGATGA
- a CDS encoding DUF4132 domain-containing protein — MNQKDNELVYINGMQEKAESLNGTWQELAGYVVEMAGSTYLRGDEKVYLNTEELLQKQAAATGKPVFEPLLNVLEQLTNEWVVERIRYIADRATHFPYSVMYERRPYRTANPEQHFGQVIRKLIGLLRMEIHQFSLNDYVSVREYKFDHLYEVRSVLPDCIAYDLDHDNGGMKQALHEIIYGDNQSALLTGEMIKGIFMSDQPEAYHMVGELLVAARLQEGLRQSIVERMDEGTIEAFIYILKVIIDHNLIRYSSVVRALAVWTGLGIEAANSRVASQLIEQAYEALTDAAVREDWEQDSNANKIFISLWATAVIEEDHLNDKLIRIMDHGQLYQKIVAQYVLANSQNRDLRLRIARRYLDVQDLELMHWIIQNYDAMYMHNWHFEDGENQRSIHISPLPVFEDKAIRRQDFDQFKQLLDRIPLGGEGGPSGVLEYVHYRIEQNDVVKKMLYLAAYDMDPDWIGEVIAIKDMLSPELRGELLSQFVQQPDNEVQRQFVFESLSDKSMSNREIALVKVRKLELTTDEMKQMEALLKLKTGSLRQKVIQVLLLQPADQLAVSLERLLKAKNELQRLGALELLTEISADPERADQHEQLQPLAGLIQKPTAKEQKLLDKLAKEGSRYTSSNGFGLFDPSRVEPLLQEKRDLGDFNPKEIFTLSLEKAKPFMEGLDALVHQHRDHEYEVEYYAGYRETLLIGASLRSMFSYAERNKMKQLEQYPLHDVWEAYVAQSDLNSLELMQLYFILQFSTLSGNLDEHYSYYHDQYDYNELSKIPLLEGWRKSFAEQTYPLSYMEEMKRMAASLTYTDQVAELIAAAFMDSDPADTFEIAEKTWASIIASMPDDQLEKEAGMLHILTERWNYLVRSRIYDDASFQRFFQTAYQFINLVGNTQRFSLLSFEDYVRAFKLRLIEKQTMYRQLLTGGERFAFIRELTSTRTEGITDDPELIELRNTVVERILEIELTRGELSTEVSTLAMKFERIEGMEHWVHLVSAMDKDTFVRGYIYSYGDNTTRKETFSHLIQVCHPREGEDDTLLGQLLEQNPIQEKKLLEAAMYAPQWMEIVSKHLGWEGLRSAAWYFHAHINERFTAEKETIVAHYSPISPQEFNDGAFDIAWFEEAYAAVGEERFNLLYDCAKYISGGANHRRSQLFADAALGKLRLEDMRQSVQEKRNKDHLLTYSLIPFQAEQERDLRERYDFIQKFLLESKQFGAQRRASEGAAAQIALGNLARNAGYTDVTRLIWNMEASKLDEMKSYFEPKALDETTTAQLVIDEDGQSELVLVSKGKTLKSVPARFKKDGYITELKELKGDLVQQYRRAKQELERSMTAETAFTVQEVTSLMQNPVIRPLIRTLVFQSGDRLGYFDAESAGLVVPGEQSTTQALQEQDPLVIAHPLQLFRSGTWSEFQRDLFTRQERQPFKQVFRELYLPNEDELANGTVSRRYAGYQIQPKKTVALLKGRQWTVSYEEGLQKVSYEHNLIANLYAMADWFSPADTEAPTLETVQFYDRKTYKPVALQDVPKVFFSEVMRDVDLVVSVAHVGGVDPEASLTTIEMRHVIVNESLRLLKIDNVRLDGNYARIEGDLGEYAVHLGSGNVFKQATGALYIVPLHSQHRGRIFLPFLDEDPRTAEILSKIMLLAEDKKIKDPQILAQLKG, encoded by the coding sequence ATGAATCAGAAAGATAATGAACTGGTGTATATCAACGGAATGCAAGAGAAGGCAGAATCATTGAACGGGACCTGGCAGGAGCTTGCAGGATATGTGGTGGAGATGGCTGGTTCCACGTATTTGCGCGGAGATGAAAAAGTATATTTGAATACAGAGGAATTGCTGCAAAAGCAGGCAGCTGCAACGGGAAAGCCCGTATTCGAACCCTTGCTGAACGTGCTTGAGCAGCTGACGAATGAATGGGTGGTCGAACGAATCCGTTATATTGCTGACCGTGCCACCCATTTTCCATACAGTGTCATGTACGAACGCCGTCCTTATCGAACTGCCAATCCGGAGCAGCATTTTGGACAGGTAATCCGCAAGCTCATTGGATTGCTGCGCATGGAGATTCACCAGTTCTCCCTGAACGATTATGTATCGGTTCGTGAATACAAGTTTGATCATTTGTACGAGGTTCGATCCGTGCTTCCGGATTGCATTGCATATGATCTGGATCATGACAACGGGGGTATGAAGCAGGCCTTACACGAGATTATATATGGCGATAATCAGTCGGCGTTGCTTACTGGTGAGATGATCAAAGGTATATTCATGAGTGACCAGCCAGAGGCGTACCATATGGTGGGTGAGCTGCTTGTGGCAGCAAGGCTGCAGGAAGGATTGCGCCAGAGTATCGTTGAACGGATGGATGAAGGAACTATTGAAGCATTTATATACATATTAAAAGTAATCATCGATCACAATCTGATTCGCTACAGTTCAGTGGTTCGAGCATTAGCCGTATGGACAGGACTCGGAATTGAAGCGGCCAATTCGCGCGTTGCATCACAGTTGATTGAGCAAGCCTATGAAGCGCTAACCGATGCAGCTGTTCGTGAAGATTGGGAGCAGGATTCCAATGCCAATAAGATATTCATCAGTCTGTGGGCAACGGCTGTTATTGAAGAGGACCATCTTAATGACAAATTAATCCGTATTATGGATCACGGCCAACTGTATCAGAAAATCGTTGCGCAATATGTGCTTGCGAACAGTCAGAATCGTGACCTGAGGCTAAGGATTGCCCGTCGATATCTGGACGTACAGGATCTGGAGCTGATGCACTGGATTATCCAAAACTATGATGCCATGTACATGCATAACTGGCACTTCGAGGATGGAGAGAATCAGCGCAGCATTCACATTTCGCCCCTGCCTGTCTTTGAAGACAAGGCAATTCGGCGTCAGGACTTCGATCAATTTAAGCAGCTGCTGGACCGCATTCCTCTGGGAGGGGAAGGTGGACCATCTGGCGTTCTTGAATATGTCCATTACCGGATTGAACAGAATGATGTGGTCAAAAAAATGCTCTATCTGGCTGCGTATGATATGGACCCTGATTGGATCGGAGAAGTCATTGCAATCAAGGACATGCTGAGCCCGGAACTTCGAGGTGAGTTGTTATCCCAGTTCGTTCAGCAGCCTGATAACGAGGTGCAAAGACAGTTTGTGTTTGAGAGCCTGTCCGACAAAAGCATGAGTAACCGGGAGATTGCCCTAGTCAAAGTGAGGAAGCTTGAGCTGACTACTGACGAGATGAAACAGATGGAGGCCTTGCTCAAACTCAAGACCGGTTCACTTCGGCAGAAGGTCATTCAGGTACTTTTGCTGCAGCCTGCGGATCAGCTGGCGGTATCACTGGAACGTTTGCTGAAAGCGAAGAATGAATTGCAGCGTCTTGGTGCACTTGAGCTGTTGACCGAAATTTCGGCAGATCCGGAACGTGCAGATCAGCATGAGCAATTACAGCCGTTAGCTGGACTGATCCAGAAGCCTACCGCGAAGGAGCAAAAGCTGCTGGACAAGCTGGCGAAAGAGGGCAGCCGGTATACCTCTTCGAATGGTTTTGGATTGTTCGATCCATCCCGGGTGGAGCCCTTGCTGCAGGAGAAGCGTGATCTTGGTGATTTTAATCCGAAGGAAATCTTTACGCTTTCGCTGGAAAAGGCCAAACCATTTATGGAAGGATTAGATGCTCTGGTCCATCAACACAGGGATCATGAGTATGAGGTGGAGTATTATGCGGGCTACCGTGAGACGCTTTTGATTGGAGCCAGCCTGCGCTCCATGTTCTCCTATGCGGAACGAAATAAGATGAAACAGCTGGAGCAATATCCTCTCCACGACGTTTGGGAGGCGTATGTTGCGCAGAGCGATCTGAATAGTCTGGAACTCATGCAGCTCTATTTTATTTTGCAATTCAGCACACTGAGCGGCAACTTGGATGAACATTACAGCTATTATCACGATCAATATGATTATAACGAATTAAGCAAAATCCCATTATTGGAAGGCTGGCGCAAGTCCTTTGCCGAACAGACCTATCCTCTATCCTATATGGAAGAAATGAAGCGGATGGCGGCTTCGCTGACCTATACAGATCAGGTTGCCGAATTGATTGCGGCAGCGTTCATGGACAGCGACCCTGCAGATACATTTGAGATTGCGGAGAAGACATGGGCTTCCATTATCGCCAGTATGCCGGACGATCAACTGGAGAAGGAAGCCGGCATGCTTCATATCCTGACGGAACGGTGGAACTACCTGGTAAGAAGCAGAATATATGATGATGCCAGTTTCCAACGATTTTTCCAAACGGCGTACCAGTTCATCAACCTTGTGGGAAATACACAGCGTTTCTCCCTGTTATCATTCGAGGATTACGTGCGGGCATTCAAACTGCGTTTGATTGAGAAACAGACGATGTACCGTCAGTTGCTGACGGGCGGGGAGCGTTTTGCATTCATTCGTGAGCTGACGTCGACACGCACCGAAGGTATCACGGATGATCCGGAACTTATAGAGCTGCGGAATACTGTCGTTGAACGAATTCTGGAGATCGAACTGACACGAGGTGAGCTTTCCACCGAAGTCAGCACACTGGCCATGAAGTTTGAACGAATTGAAGGCATGGAACATTGGGTGCATCTGGTCTCAGCCATGGATAAGGATACGTTTGTACGAGGCTACATCTACAGCTACGGAGATAATACAACACGCAAGGAGACGTTCAGTCATCTGATTCAGGTCTGCCATCCACGTGAGGGTGAGGATGATACTCTCCTGGGCCAATTGTTAGAGCAAAATCCGATTCAAGAGAAAAAGCTGTTGGAAGCCGCCATGTACGCACCGCAGTGGATGGAGATTGTATCAAAGCATCTGGGATGGGAAGGACTTCGCAGTGCCGCATGGTACTTCCATGCCCACATTAATGAACGATTTACGGCTGAAAAGGAAACCATCGTCGCTCACTATTCACCGATATCGCCGCAGGAATTCAACGACGGAGCATTTGATATTGCCTGGTTCGAGGAAGCTTATGCTGCTGTCGGCGAGGAACGGTTCAATCTGTTATATGATTGTGCCAAATACATTTCCGGTGGAGCAAACCACCGCAGATCCCAGTTGTTCGCGGATGCAGCGTTAGGGAAGCTTCGTCTGGAGGACATGCGTCAATCTGTGCAGGAGAAGCGTAATAAGGACCATCTGCTCACATACAGTTTGATTCCATTTCAGGCGGAGCAGGAACGGGATCTGCGAGAACGTTATGATTTTATTCAGAAATTCCTGCTGGAGAGCAAGCAATTTGGAGCCCAGCGTCGTGCCAGCGAAGGTGCAGCCGCGCAGATTGCTCTTGGCAACCTTGCCCGCAATGCAGGGTATACGGACGTCACCCGGCTGATCTGGAACATGGAAGCGAGCAAGCTGGATGAGATGAAATCCTACTTTGAACCGAAGGCCCTGGATGAGACAACCACAGCACAATTGGTCATTGATGAGGATGGTCAGTCCGAGCTGGTTCTTGTAAGTAAAGGGAAGACACTCAAATCGGTCCCTGCACGATTCAAGAAAGATGGATACATTACGGAGTTGAAGGAATTAAAAGGGGATCTGGTTCAGCAGTATCGCCGGGCAAAACAGGAGCTGGAGCGTTCCATGACGGCAGAGACGGCCTTTACCGTCCAGGAAGTGACCAGCCTCATGCAAAATCCGGTTATTCGACCGCTGATTCGCACGTTGGTGTTCCAGTCAGGTGACCGATTAGGGTATTTCGATGCGGAATCTGCCGGCCTGGTTGTACCTGGCGAACAAAGTACCACACAAGCATTGCAGGAGCAGGATCCACTGGTGATTGCACATCCGCTGCAATTGTTCCGCAGCGGGACATGGAGCGAATTCCAGCGGGATCTGTTCACCCGTCAGGAACGACAGCCGTTCAAACAGGTTTTCCGTGAGCTGTACCTTCCAAATGAGGATGAGCTTGCGAATGGAACCGTCTCCCGCCGGTATGCCGGGTATCAGATTCAACCGAAGAAGACGGTTGCCCTGCTCAAAGGGCGCCAGTGGACCGTCAGTTACGAGGAAGGCTTACAGAAAGTCAGCTATGAGCATAACCTGATTGCCAATCTGTATGCCATGGCAGACTGGTTCTCGCCGGCAGATACGGAAGCACCTACGCTGGAGACAGTACAATTTTATGATCGCAAAACGTATAAGCCTGTAGCCTTGCAAGATGTACCGAAGGTCTTCTTCTCGGAGGTCATGCGTGATGTTGATCTGGTAGTCAGTGTTGCGCATGTGGGTGGTGTGGATCCAGAAGCCAGCCTGACAACGATTGAAATGCGTCATGTGATCGTGAATGAATCCCTGCGCCTGCTCAAGATAGACAATGTACGACTGGATGGCAATTATGCACGGATCGAAGGCGATCTCGGCGAATATGCCGTTCATCTTGGCAGTGGCAATGTGTTTAAACAGGCAACTGGTGCGCTATATATCGTACCTCTGCATAGTCAGCATCGGGGGAGAATCTTCCTGCCATTCCTGGATGAAGATCCAAGAACAGCGGAGATTTTATCCAAAATCATGCTGCTCGCAGAAGATAAGAAGATCAAAGATCCACAAATTCTGGCGCAGCTGAAGGGCTAG
- a CDS encoding beta-glucosidase, with protein MNRRLNLIFLKRWFMLLIIVAVAAMPLHAFAAEADSGADRPWMNKSLSAKERTELLLKAMTLEEKVGFVTGKVNNYYGFYNDGLERLGIPALQMADGPAGVRVANPDVQDKKSTALPAPIALAASWDTDLAKQYGDLIGQEAHDTTHNVVLGPGLDIARTPWGSRNFESLGEDPLLASGMGAAYVNGIQSNPVIATAKHYILNNQETERFTTNATASERAIQEVYARPFQAMVEKADLGSAMCSFNQVNGTYACENKEMLTDLLKDQFGFEGFIMSDYGANFSTAKSANAGLDLETPGEPYGKWGTQLLEAVKKGEVSEQTIDEKVRRILLQMFEKGLFDNPVTNTQINAKADGKQAREIAEQSMVLLQNNNDVLPLSKKELNSIAVIGPDADTASAAGGGSSLVNPTYTVSPLEGIRNRAGNGVEVKYAAGTDPISAGDAFNGPSAVPSTLLSPVDAEKSEQNVGTDKAEYGLRAEYWTNTNMEGDPSLVRTDNQVNMNLGFYNYEGFNAQSSKLPVTPTEFNSKMSARWTGSITAPKTGDYKLSLTSLGSAKLYVDDQLLVENQGETLSTTKKAITLKEGESHNIKIEYRTDFPVQSSHDMGAQMRFGWEAPEDAVDAKMQKAVELAKKSDVAVVVTRTYDSEGYVDRSDLELPNNQEQLIRKVAAANPKTIVVQMSGRAVEMDSWQKEVPSIVQAWYAGQEQGNAVARVLFGDVNPSGKLPVTFPSDDSQTPISTAEQFPGVNGVGTYSEGIFVGYKGYDKEGMTPAFAFGHGLSYTDFDYRNLHVKNSGKGDDATVEVSLNLRNTGKVSGAEVVQVYVGNLPTSVETPEKQLAGWAKVDLKAGKQQRVKIKLDRSALSYWDEKSHEWVMPKGKVSVYVGSASDDIRLTGSVKIGSPSGK; from the coding sequence ATGAACAGAAGACTCAACCTGATTTTCCTCAAACGATGGTTTATGCTGTTAATCATCGTGGCGGTTGCGGCCATGCCGTTACACGCCTTTGCCGCAGAAGCGGATTCCGGGGCGGATCGCCCTTGGATGAACAAATCCTTATCTGCGAAGGAACGCACCGAACTGCTGCTCAAGGCGATGACGCTGGAGGAGAAAGTCGGATTTGTTACTGGTAAAGTAAATAACTATTATGGTTTCTATAATGATGGATTGGAGCGGCTTGGCATTCCGGCACTACAAATGGCGGATGGACCAGCAGGGGTACGGGTTGCCAATCCGGATGTGCAGGACAAAAAGTCCACGGCACTACCTGCGCCGATCGCCCTGGCAGCATCCTGGGATACCGATCTTGCCAAACAATATGGTGATCTGATCGGACAGGAAGCCCATGATACAACACATAACGTTGTTCTTGGTCCTGGTCTGGACATTGCACGTACACCATGGGGATCACGCAACTTCGAATCCCTGGGTGAGGATCCGCTGCTGGCTTCCGGCATGGGTGCAGCATATGTCAACGGAATTCAGAGCAACCCGGTGATTGCAACGGCGAAGCACTACATCCTGAACAATCAGGAAACGGAGCGTTTCACAACGAATGCAACCGCCAGCGAGCGTGCCATTCAGGAAGTCTATGCACGTCCGTTTCAGGCTATGGTTGAAAAAGCAGATCTCGGTTCCGCCATGTGTTCATTTAACCAGGTGAACGGTACATATGCTTGTGAGAACAAAGAGATGCTGACCGATCTGCTCAAGGATCAGTTTGGCTTCGAAGGGTTCATCATGAGTGACTATGGTGCCAATTTCAGTACAGCCAAATCGGCTAACGCGGGTCTGGATCTGGAGACACCAGGGGAGCCTTATGGCAAATGGGGAACACAGCTGCTGGAAGCCGTGAAAAAAGGTGAAGTCAGCGAGCAGACCATTGATGAGAAGGTTCGCCGCATTTTGCTCCAAATGTTCGAGAAAGGGCTGTTCGACAACCCTGTAACCAATACACAAATTAATGCGAAGGCAGACGGTAAGCAGGCACGGGAAATTGCTGAGCAGAGCATGGTGCTGTTGCAAAATAACAATGACGTGCTGCCGCTTTCCAAGAAAGAACTGAATTCCATTGCAGTAATTGGACCGGATGCAGATACGGCTTCTGCAGCAGGTGGAGGCAGCAGCCTCGTTAACCCGACATATACCGTGAGTCCGCTTGAAGGTATTCGTAACCGTGCAGGCAATGGCGTGGAAGTGAAATATGCAGCGGGAACAGACCCTATCTCCGCAGGAGATGCATTTAATGGTCCTTCCGCAGTACCATCCACCCTTTTATCTCCGGTAGATGCCGAGAAGAGCGAGCAGAATGTTGGTACGGACAAAGCGGAATATGGTCTTCGTGCCGAATACTGGACCAACACGAACATGGAAGGTGACCCTTCACTGGTTCGTACTGATAATCAGGTCAACATGAATCTTGGATTTTATAACTATGAAGGGTTCAACGCCCAGTCATCCAAGCTTCCGGTTACACCAACGGAATTCAACAGTAAAATGTCCGCACGTTGGACAGGTTCCATTACAGCACCCAAGACAGGTGATTACAAATTGTCTCTGACCAGCCTGGGATCTGCGAAATTGTACGTGGATGATCAGCTGCTCGTAGAAAATCAAGGTGAAACGCTGAGCACAACCAAGAAAGCAATTACGTTAAAAGAAGGCGAATCCCACAACATTAAGATTGAATACCGTACCGACTTCCCGGTACAGTCAAGCCATGACATGGGTGCCCAAATGCGTTTTGGCTGGGAAGCACCTGAAGATGCCGTGGATGCCAAAATGCAAAAAGCAGTGGAGCTGGCCAAAAAATCCGATGTGGCCGTTGTCGTGACACGTACGTATGACAGCGAAGGTTATGTTGATCGTTCCGATCTGGAACTGCCAAACAACCAGGAGCAATTGATTCGCAAGGTTGCAGCGGCAAATCCGAAGACGATTGTTGTACAAATGAGCGGCCGCGCTGTGGAAATGGATTCCTGGCAAAAAGAAGTTCCATCCATTGTTCAAGCCTGGTACGCAGGTCAGGAGCAAGGTAACGCGGTAGCTCGCGTTCTGTTTGGTGATGTGAACCCTTCTGGTAAATTGCCAGTGACGTTCCCGTCGGACGATTCGCAAACGCCGATCTCCACCGCGGAACAGTTCCCGGGTGTGAATGGCGTGGGCACATACTCTGAAGGCATCTTTGTAGGTTATAAAGGGTATGACAAAGAAGGCATGACACCAGCGTTCGCATTTGGACACGGATTGTCTTATACCGATTTCGACTACCGCAACCTGCATGTGAAAAACTCAGGTAAAGGGGACGATGCTACCGTAGAAGTGTCCCTGAACCTACGGAACACCGGTAAAGTTTCTGGTGCAGAAGTGGTACAAGTCTATGTAGGCAATCTGCCAACGAGTGTGGAAACACCGGAAAAACAACTTGCTGGCTGGGCCAAAGTCGATCTGAAGGCAGGCAAACAGCAGCGTGTTAAAATCAAACTGGATCGCAGCGCACTGTCCTATTGGGATGAAAAGTCGCATGAGTGGGTAATGCCTAAGGGTAAAGTATCTGTTTATGTCGGCAGTGCATCAGATGATATCCGTCTGACAGGCAGCGTGAAGATCGGAAGTCCATCCGGTAAATAA